A single window of Acinetobacter wuhouensis DNA harbors:
- the asd gene encoding archaetidylserine decarboxylase (Phosphatidylserine decarboxylase is synthesized as a single chain precursor. Generation of the pyruvoyl active site from a Ser is coupled to cleavage of a Gly-Ser bond between the larger (beta) and smaller (alpha chains). It is an integral membrane protein.), producing MSLTSKLKKQIFIQAQKVVPQQQLSRVVGKVAASENPIIKNVVIQAFKAQYGIDLSIAEQTDALKYKSFNEFFTRALKEGTREIDADPTSIVSPADGAISQLGKIENGDVFQAKGQSFSVDKLIGDPQLAAPFINGEFATVYLSPRDYHRVHAPFAGTLTETLYIPGELFSVNQTTAENIPGLFARNERMVCLFDTELGRMAVVLVGAMIVAGIETVATGKVKPTGRVELNHHELKLEKGAELGRFYLGSTAIVLFEQDKMNWDAQFKANSEVVMGEALGHTL from the coding sequence GTGAGTCTTACATCTAAGTTAAAAAAACAAATTTTTATTCAAGCGCAAAAAGTCGTTCCACAACAGCAATTGAGCCGTGTTGTCGGTAAAGTTGCAGCCAGTGAAAACCCAATCATTAAAAATGTCGTAATTCAAGCATTTAAAGCGCAATACGGTATTGATCTTTCGATTGCAGAGCAAACCGATGCTTTAAAATATAAATCATTTAATGAGTTTTTTACCCGCGCGTTAAAAGAAGGGACTCGTGAAATTGATGCTGATCCAACCAGTATCGTATCACCCGCAGATGGCGCAATTTCACAACTCGGTAAAATTGAAAACGGTGATGTGTTTCAAGCCAAGGGTCAAAGCTTTTCAGTTGATAAGTTAATTGGTGATCCACAATTGGCTGCACCATTTATCAATGGTGAGTTTGCGACAGTCTATTTATCACCACGTGATTACCATCGTGTGCATGCCCCATTTGCAGGGACTTTGACAGAAACTTTGTATATTCCGGGTGAGTTGTTCTCAGTGAATCAAACCACTGCTGAAAATATCCCAGGTTTGTTTGCACGTAATGAGCGTATGGTCTGTTTATTTGACACTGAATTGGGTCGTATGGCAGTGGTTTTGGTCGGCGCGATGATTGTTGCGGGCATTGAAACAGTCGCGACTGGTAAGGTCAAACCTACAGGTCGTGTTGAACTCAATCATCACGAATTAAAGTTAGAAAAAGGTGCTGAACTCGGTCGTTTCTATTTAGGTTCTACGGCGATTGTTTTATTTGAACAAGATAAAATGAATTGGGATGCACAATTTAAGGCAAATTCTGAAGTCGTGATGGGCGAGGCTTTGGGTCATACGCTTTAA
- the serB gene encoding phosphoserine phosphatase SerB, with the protein MREIILISFLGPDQPNQFTRLMQVLSVHSLQILDVGQAVIHNQLTLGIVVSSNDQTATALAMKDILILAHDIGLTVRFKPISGAEYDQWVSEGGQTRYIVTALAPELTAAHLQAVTNIVSSQGFNIETVTRLSGRPERDGQNEGPKRSCVQFGLKGQMLDAQAMRAACLRLSAESSIDVAVQEDNAYRRNRRLVCFDMDSTLIEQEVIDELAKEAGVGDQVAEITERAMQGELDFQQSFRARVALLKGLDAAVLPKIAERLTITEGAERLISTLKSLGYKTAILSGGFQYFAEYLQEKLGIDEVHANILDVENGVVTGEVQGHIVDGARKAFLLTQLAEKMGISPEQAIAVGDGANDLPMLSIAGLGVAFRAKPLVRQNANQAISSVGLDGVLYLLGVHDKDLSRA; encoded by the coding sequence ATGCGAGAAATCATTCTTATTTCATTTTTAGGACCTGACCAACCCAATCAGTTTACTCGATTAATGCAAGTGTTGTCCGTACATTCTTTGCAAATATTAGATGTAGGGCAGGCGGTTATCCATAATCAATTGACTTTAGGTATTGTAGTTTCGTCAAACGATCAAACTGCAACAGCTTTAGCAATGAAAGACATCCTTATTTTAGCACATGATATTGGTTTAACAGTTCGTTTTAAACCGATTTCAGGGGCAGAATATGATCAGTGGGTGAGTGAAGGTGGGCAAACCCGTTATATCGTGACGGCTTTAGCACCCGAATTAACCGCTGCGCATTTACAAGCAGTGACCAATATTGTATCGAGTCAAGGTTTCAATATCGAAACCGTTACTCGGTTATCAGGTCGTCCAGAACGTGATGGGCAAAATGAAGGACCTAAACGTTCTTGTGTTCAGTTCGGTTTGAAAGGGCAGATGCTTGATGCCCAAGCGATGCGTGCAGCATGTTTACGCCTTTCAGCTGAATCTAGTATTGATGTTGCGGTTCAAGAGGATAATGCTTACCGTCGTAACCGTCGCCTTGTTTGCTTTGATATGGATTCCACATTGATTGAGCAAGAAGTGATTGACGAGCTCGCTAAAGAAGCTGGCGTTGGTGATCAAGTTGCTGAAATTACTGAACGTGCCATGCAAGGTGAGTTGGATTTCCAACAAAGCTTCCGTGCCCGTGTTGCATTGTTAAAAGGCTTAGATGCTGCGGTATTACCGAAAATTGCAGAACGCTTAACCATTACAGAAGGTGCTGAACGTTTAATTTCAACACTGAAATCTTTGGGTTATAAAACTGCGATTTTATCTGGTGGCTTCCAATACTTCGCTGAGTATCTGCAAGAGAAATTGGGCATTGACGAAGTGCATGCCAATATTCTCGATGTTGAAAATGGTGTGGTGACGGGTGAAGTTCAAGGTCATATTGTGGATGGTGCGCGTAAAGCGTTCCTATTGACTCAATTGGCTGAAAAAATGGGTATTTCACCTGAACAAGCGATTGCAGTAGGGGATGGTGCAAACGATTTACCTATGCTTTCGATCGCAGGTTTAGGTGTTGCTTTCCGTGCTAAACCTTTGGTTCGTCAAAATGCCAATCAAGCGATTTCGAGCGTCGGTTTAGATGGTGTTTTGTATCTGCTCGGCGTACATGATAAAGATTTAAGTCGTGCATAA
- a CDS encoding roadblock/LC7 domain-containing protein — MAKFSLNALVDIDGFIAAALVDSSSGLALATAGSGLDLELAAAGNTEVIRAKRKVANALNLQDKIEDVLITLGKQYHILRPLDNNDELFLYLVLDRQKSNLAMARHELKAFEKGLDFS; from the coding sequence ATGGCAAAATTTAGTTTAAATGCGTTAGTTGATATTGATGGGTTTATTGCTGCTGCATTAGTTGACAGTTCAAGTGGTTTAGCACTTGCAACTGCAGGTTCTGGACTTGATTTGGAGCTTGCTGCTGCTGGTAATACCGAAGTGATTCGGGCAAAGCGCAAAGTTGCTAATGCATTAAATCTACAAGATAAAATCGAAGATGTTTTAATCACTTTGGGCAAGCAATATCACATCTTGCGCCCACTCGATAACAACGATGAATTATTTTTATATTTGGTTTTAGATCGTCAAAAATCAAATCTTGCAATGGCACGCCATGAATTAAAAGCGTTTGAAAAAGGTTTGGATTTCTCTTAA
- a CDS encoding sulfurtransferase encodes MTTTSFNFGLLIEAEQLVPFLGHDKIRIIDLSRTSVYEQLHIPHALHVKPQLLVRQEEQASGLLPDEEGLKALVEYLNITPDHHVVVYDDEGGAWAGRLIWNLHSLGFYNTSLLNGGIHAWLAEAYPTSSDIETFEKVTPLVQVNLTDIDQYRIEYNQLLEKIEQQAIQVWDCRTLEEYTGQRLAARRGGHIPSARHFEWSTAINRQNHLKLHPLERTQQRLEQLGFRFDQPVVVYCQSHHRSGLAYILGRLLNWKIQAYDGAWSEWGNRLDSPIITGESPA; translated from the coding sequence ATGACAACTACAAGCTTTAACTTCGGATTACTCATTGAAGCAGAACAACTTGTGCCGTTTTTAGGGCACGACAAAATCCGTATTATCGATTTAAGTCGAACTTCAGTTTATGAACAGTTACATATTCCGCATGCATTGCATGTAAAACCGCAGTTGTTGGTTCGACAAGAAGAACAAGCTTCGGGTTTGTTGCCTGATGAAGAGGGCTTAAAGGCTTTAGTTGAATATCTAAATATCACCCCAGATCATCATGTGGTGGTCTATGATGATGAAGGTGGTGCTTGGGCTGGGCGTCTCATTTGGAACCTGCATAGTTTAGGTTTTTATAATACCAGTCTACTAAATGGTGGCATTCACGCATGGTTGGCAGAAGCCTATCCAACCTCATCAGACATAGAAACTTTTGAGAAAGTGACCCCATTGGTACAGGTAAATTTAACCGATATTGATCAGTATCGTATTGAATATAATCAATTACTCGAAAAAATTGAGCAACAGGCGATTCAAGTTTGGGATTGTCGGACTTTAGAAGAATATACAGGGCAACGCTTGGCAGCTAGACGCGGCGGTCACATTCCAAGTGCACGACATTTTGAGTGGAGTACTGCAATTAATCGTCAAAATCATTTAAAATTGCATCCATTAGAACGCACGCAACAACGTTTAGAACAATTGGGCTTTCGATTTGATCAACCTGTAGTGGTATATTGTCAATCACATCATCGTTCAGGTTTAGCTTATATTCTAGGTCGTTTATTGAATTGGAAAATTCAAGCCTACGATGGCGCGTGGAGCGAATGGGGCAATCGCCTTGACAGTCCAATTATTACTGGAGAATCACCTGCGTGA
- the dtd gene encoding D-aminoacyl-tRNA deacylase: MRALLQRVLEAKVVVDGETTGEIQKGILVFLGLGKEDNLEKGKKLIDKILKYRFFDDDQGKMGWNVSQANGGLLLVSQFTLMAQTQKGLRPDFGPAMPPAEAKALYEQLIEYAQSQFEHVQTGIFAADMKVHLVNDGPVTFNLEVE; the protein is encoded by the coding sequence ATGCGCGCATTATTACAAAGAGTTCTTGAAGCCAAAGTGGTTGTCGATGGTGAAACAACGGGTGAAATTCAAAAGGGAATTTTAGTTTTTTTAGGATTGGGCAAAGAAGACAATCTTGAGAAGGGCAAAAAGCTGATTGATAAAATCTTAAAATATCGTTTTTTTGATGATGATCAAGGCAAAATGGGCTGGAATGTCAGCCAAGCCAATGGTGGTTTATTATTGGTTTCTCAATTTACCCTGATGGCACAAACACAGAAAGGCTTACGTCCAGATTTTGGTCCAGCAATGCCCCCTGCTGAAGCGAAAGCACTGTATGAGCAACTCATTGAGTATGCGCAATCACAATTTGAGCATGTACAAACAGGTATTTTTGCCGCAGATATGAAAGTGCACTTGGTCAATGATGGGCCTGTGACCTTTAATTTAGAAGTGGAATAA
- the aciT gene encoding ciprofloxacin tolerance protein AciT: MVSATFATLIGFGLIAAALATVFFSPYRHWLGFMFAGMLFWATLEAIRYSVQNVFDISMAYSYLTAIMLAMSALIVLLLREDNRAQKALANRQYIEHTPVYDDE; this comes from the coding sequence ATGGTATCAGCGACATTTGCAACTCTTATTGGATTCGGTCTGATTGCTGCAGCGTTGGCTACTGTTTTCTTTTCCCCTTACCGTCATTGGTTAGGTTTTATGTTTGCTGGAATGCTGTTTTGGGCGACGCTCGAAGCGATTCGTTATAGCGTACAAAATGTTTTCGACATTTCGATGGCATATAGTTATTTAACTGCGATCATGTTAGCGATGTCTGCTTTGATTGTGTTGTTGTTACGTGAAGATAATCGCGCGCAAAAAGCATTGGCAAATCGCCAATATATTGAACATACTCCAGTGTATGATGATGAATGA
- the pncB gene encoding nicotinate phosphoribosyltransferase — MQPIIQSLLDTDLYKFTMLQVVLHKFPQTHSVYHFRCRNLDDTVYPLTDILDDLNEQLDLLCTLKFKEDELVYLRSLRFIKSDFVDYLELFQLKRRFIKAGVDSEGRLDIWVEGPMVQAMMFEIFVLAIVNELYFQRIRSDEVLAEGECRLQAKVALLKQYEKEQNPNDPPLLVSDFGTRRRYSLDWQRHVIETFHKAVPNVFRGTSNVLIAKELNIFPIGTMAHEFLQAFQALDVRLRDFQKSALETWVQEYRGDLGIALTDVVGMDAFLRDFDLYFAKLFDGLRHDSGDPFEWGDKAYQHYRKLKIDTKTKMLTFSDGLDIERAWALYQYFKDRFQVSFGIGTNLTNDMGQKPLNIVLKLVECNGQSVAKISDSPGKTMTDNDTFLAYLRQVFEIPEVVE, encoded by the coding sequence ATGCAACCAATAATTCAGTCTTTGTTGGACACGGACTTATATAAATTCACCATGCTACAAGTGGTTTTACACAAATTCCCTCAAACGCATAGTGTGTATCACTTTCGTTGTCGAAATTTAGATGACACGGTATATCCATTGACGGATATTTTGGATGATTTGAACGAACAATTAGACTTGCTCTGTACCTTAAAATTCAAAGAAGATGAATTGGTCTATTTGCGCAGTTTGCGTTTTATCAAAAGTGATTTTGTTGATTATTTAGAATTATTCCAACTAAAACGCCGCTTTATTAAAGCTGGGGTCGACAGCGAAGGTCGTCTGGATATTTGGGTTGAAGGCCCGATGGTTCAAGCGATGATGTTTGAAATTTTTGTTCTCGCTATTGTGAATGAACTATATTTCCAACGCATTCGTTCCGATGAAGTTCTGGCAGAAGGTGAATGCCGACTGCAGGCAAAAGTGGCTTTGCTCAAGCAATATGAAAAAGAACAAAATCCGAATGATCCGCCACTTTTGGTTTCTGATTTTGGGACGCGTCGTCGTTATAGCTTAGATTGGCAACGTCATGTGATAGAGACTTTCCATAAAGCTGTGCCCAACGTATTTCGTGGTACTAGTAATGTATTGATCGCCAAAGAGTTAAATATTTTCCCGATTGGGACAATGGCGCATGAATTTTTACAAGCTTTTCAAGCGCTAGATGTGCGCTTACGAGATTTCCAAAAATCGGCACTTGAAACTTGGGTACAGGAATATCGTGGTGATTTAGGAATTGCACTGACTGACGTGGTCGGTATGGATGCATTTTTACGTGATTTTGACTTATATTTTGCCAAGTTATTTGATGGTTTGCGTCATGATAGTGGTGACCCATTTGAATGGGGCGATAAAGCGTATCAGCACTATCGTAAGCTTAAAATTGATACAAAAACTAAAATGCTGACCTTTAGTGATGGTTTGGATATCGAACGAGCTTGGGCGTTATATCAATATTTCAAAGATCGTTTTCAAGTCAGTTTTGGTATTGGAACAAATCTCACCAATGATATGGGGCAAAAACCGCTTAATATTGTGTTGAAATTGGTAGAATGTAATGGACAGTCTGTGGCTAAAATTTCAGATAGTCCTGGTAAAACCATGACCGATAATGACACTTTCTTGGCATATCTACGTCAGGTGTTTGAAATACCAGAAGTTGTTGAATAA
- a CDS encoding ribbon-helix-helix domain-containing protein: MENKTARLTILIDPIKKQAFEELCHRQDLTPSQVVRQLIRDYLNTHGVEYATKVQNIQNDNTR; encoded by the coding sequence ATGGAAAATAAAACAGCAAGGTTGACGATCTTAATCGATCCTATTAAAAAGCAAGCATTTGAAGAATTATGTCATCGTCAGGATTTGACACCGTCACAGGTTGTGCGTCAATTAATTCGTGATTATCTCAATACTCATGGGGTTGAGTATGCAACGAAAGTACAAAATATTCAGAATGACAATACAAGATAA
- a CDS encoding SCP2 sterol-binding domain-containing protein, with amino-acid sequence MKLSAIPVVKLPIVDASTDPLDLLVLGLSLRMKQLARTSPKFIELTHDRQFRIQIGTDLGVARQIIVNNGQIETVSGAEEKADFVLQFADSEQGVKTLVKGDPTAFMTGMQNGTIKMEGDFSLLVWFNQVAKLIPPKVPKPVKDKIKLARQFLKEKTGKSF; translated from the coding sequence ATGAAACTCTCTGCAATTCCAGTTGTGAAGCTACCAATCGTTGATGCAAGTACAGATCCGCTGGATTTACTTGTATTGGGTTTATCTCTTCGTATGAAGCAATTGGCACGTACTAGTCCAAAATTTATTGAATTAACCCATGATCGTCAGTTCCGTATTCAAATTGGTACAGACTTGGGTGTGGCTCGCCAGATTATTGTCAACAATGGTCAAATTGAAACAGTTTCTGGTGCTGAAGAAAAAGCGGATTTTGTTTTGCAATTTGCTGATAGTGAGCAAGGTGTAAAAACTTTGGTTAAAGGTGACCCAACTGCATTTATGACGGGTATGCAGAATGGCACGATCAAGATGGAAGGTGATTTCAGTTTATTGGTATGGTTTAACCAAGTGGCGAAATTGATTCCACCTAAAGTACCAAAGCCAGTCAAAGATAAAATTAAATTGGCGCGTCAGTTCTTAAAAGAAAAGACAGGTAAATCGTTTTAA